The proteins below are encoded in one region of Aeromonas jandaei:
- the yiaY gene encoding L-threonine dehydrogenase, translating to MATFKFYIPAINLMGAGCLQEAAADIKGYGYRKALIVTDKILNQIGVVAKLTTLLAEHGIESAVFDETKPNPTTSNVEAGLAMIKANGCDCVISLGGGSPHDCAKGIALVAANGGSIKDYEGVDRSAKPQLPLIAINTTAGTASEMTRFCIITDEARHVKMAIIDKHVTPLMSVNDPELMLAKPAGLTAATGMDALTHAIEAYVSTIATPVTDASAVMAIELIAKHLRTAVHHGDDLHAREQMAYAQFLAGMAFNNASLGYVHAMAHQLGGFYDLPHGVCNAVLLPHVQAFNAQVSAARLKDVARYMGVDVSAMSDEQGAAAAIAAIKQLALDVKIPAGLEQLGVKADDFDTLASNALKDACGFTNPKQASHEEIVAIFRAAM from the coding sequence ATGGCTACATTCAAGTTCTATATTCCCGCTATCAACCTGATGGGTGCCGGCTGTCTGCAAGAGGCTGCCGCCGATATCAAGGGTTACGGCTATCGCAAGGCGTTGATCGTCACCGACAAAATTCTCAACCAGATCGGCGTGGTCGCCAAGCTCACCACCCTGCTGGCTGAACATGGTATTGAAAGCGCTGTTTTCGATGAGACCAAACCCAACCCCACTACCAGCAACGTCGAAGCGGGTCTGGCCATGATCAAGGCCAACGGCTGCGATTGTGTCATCTCGCTGGGTGGCGGCTCGCCCCACGACTGTGCCAAGGGCATCGCGCTGGTCGCCGCCAACGGTGGCAGCATCAAGGATTACGAAGGGGTGGATCGCTCCGCCAAACCGCAACTGCCGCTTATCGCCATCAACACCACCGCCGGTACCGCCTCCGAGATGACCCGCTTCTGCATCATTACCGACGAAGCGCGCCACGTGAAAATGGCCATCATCGACAAGCACGTTACCCCGCTGATGTCGGTCAACGACCCCGAGCTGATGCTGGCCAAGCCGGCCGGTCTCACCGCCGCCACCGGTATGGATGCCCTGACCCACGCCATCGAGGCCTATGTCTCCACCATCGCCACCCCGGTGACCGATGCCAGCGCCGTGATGGCCATCGAGCTGATCGCCAAGCACCTGCGCACCGCCGTTCACCACGGCGATGATCTGCACGCCCGCGAGCAGATGGCCTATGCCCAGTTCCTGGCCGGCATGGCCTTCAACAACGCAAGCCTGGGCTATGTGCACGCCATGGCCCACCAGCTGGGCGGTTTCTATGACCTGCCCCACGGTGTCTGCAACGCCGTGCTGCTGCCCCACGTTCAGGCGTTCAACGCCCAGGTGAGCGCCGCTCGTCTGAAGGATGTCGCCCGCTACATGGGGGTGGACGTGAGTGCCATGAGCGACGAACAGGGCGCCGCCGCTGCCATTGCCGCCATCAAGCAGCTGGCGCTGGATGTGAAGATCCCGGCCGGTCTGGAGCAGCTCGGCGTCAAGGCCGACGACTTCGATACCCTGGCCAGCAACGCTCTGAAAGATGCCTGCGGCTTCACCAACCCGAAACAGGCCAGCCACGAAGAGATCGTTGCCATCTTCCGCGCCGCCATGTAA
- a CDS encoding NAD(P)H-binding protein translates to MSRILIAGASGLIGRELVQQLPAEHELTLLCRKPGKEAHHWLPVNFDDLASVTLSRPVDIAFCTLGTTRKEAGSAEAFRRVDLDYVVAFADLARRHGCQRLIVVSSMGASASSPALYPRTKGEMEQALLAQSWPRLAIVRPAMLLGDRQPPRLSEQIFQTIYPLFRPLLVGKLARWRAIEARQVARAMIALSKLPAGCEIVENEQLLAL, encoded by the coding sequence ATGAGCCGGATCCTGATTGCCGGGGCCAGCGGCCTGATCGGTCGCGAACTGGTGCAGCAACTGCCTGCCGAACATGAACTGACCCTGCTCTGTCGCAAGCCGGGCAAGGAGGCGCACCACTGGCTGCCGGTCAATTTTGATGATCTGGCCAGCGTCACCCTCTCCCGCCCGGTCGATATCGCCTTCTGTACCCTTGGTACCACCCGCAAGGAGGCGGGCTCTGCCGAGGCATTTCGCCGGGTCGATCTCGACTATGTGGTCGCCTTTGCCGATCTGGCCCGCCGCCACGGTTGTCAACGGCTCATCGTGGTCTCAAGCATGGGGGCCAGTGCATCGTCCCCGGCTCTCTATCCGCGTACCAAGGGGGAGATGGAGCAGGCCCTGCTGGCCCAATCCTGGCCACGGCTCGCCATCGTGCGGCCCGCTATGCTGCTCGGAGATCGCCAGCCACCGCGCCTCTCCGAGCAGATCTTTCAGACCATCTACCCGCTGTTTCGGCCACTGCTGGTAGGCAAGCTCGCCCGCTGGCGCGCCATCGAGGCCCGTCAGGTGGCCCGCGCCATGATCGCCCTCTCGAAACTGCCCGCCGGGTGCGAGATTGTCGAGAATGAGCAACTACTGGCCCTCTGA
- the bamE gene encoding outer membrane protein assembly factor BamE, protein MRMKHLIAAALTALTLSGCSLVYRIDIPQGNYVEQKQVDKLRQGMTREQVSYVLGTPMLRDGFDPNTWYYLYEFQPGHGDKERKELTVTFANDRLTTVTGDFPLPAAFNTPL, encoded by the coding sequence ATGCGGATGAAACACCTGATTGCCGCGGCTTTGACCGCCCTCACCCTCTCCGGTTGCAGCCTGGTCTATCGTATCGATATTCCCCAGGGCAACTATGTGGAACAAAAACAGGTCGACAAACTGCGCCAGGGGATGACCCGCGAGCAGGTCAGCTATGTGCTGGGGACCCCCATGCTGCGTGACGGCTTTGACCCCAACACCTGGTACTACCTCTATGAATTCCAGCCGGGCCACGGCGACAAGGAGCGCAAAGAGCTCACCGTCACCTTCGCCAACGACAGGCTGACCACAGTGACGGGTGACTTCCCGCTGCCAGCAGCTTTCAATACCCCGCTCTGA